The Pyrococcus kukulkanii genome contains a region encoding:
- a CDS encoding nucleotidyltransferase domain-containing protein, translating into MQEKIESLVKIIKKAYPDATVILFGSRARGDFLKDSDYDLIVVSKAFEGKQFTDRSTEVLKLLFKEGIVGDFEILCYTPKEFERKKRMIGIVREALKEGIIL; encoded by the coding sequence TTGCAGGAAAAGATTGAAAGTTTAGTTAAAATCATAAAGAAGGCCTATCCAGATGCTACTGTTATTCTCTTTGGCTCTAGAGCTAGGGGAGACTTTCTAAAGGATAGTGACTACGATTTGATAGTGGTTTCCAAAGCATTTGAAGGAAAGCAGTTCACGGACAGATCTACTGAAGTCCTGAAGTTGTTGTTTAAAGAGGGCATAGTTGGAGATTTTGAAATCCTCTGCTATACTCCCAAAGAGTTTGAAAGGAAGAAGAGAATGATAGGGATAGTTAGGGAAGCCCTAAAAGAGGGAATTATTCTTTGA